CATCAATCAACTGATGACCGTAGCGGACGTGCTGTTGCTGCGCAAACCGGGATGGATGGAGGAAGAATATGCGGCCCTGCTGGAACAGTTGCGCCCTGCCTTCCGCAACCGCATCATGATCGGAGAACAACCGGCCCTCGTGCAGCAATATGGACTGATGGGCCTGCATCTCAGCGAAAAGAAACGGTTGCAAGCCTCGCCCGGGGAGCTATCGGATTATGCAGCTCTCGGTGTACCACTCAGCACGTCCATCCATCGGCCGGTTTGTCCTGGTAAAATGTGGCGGCACCTCTTGCTGGGCCCGGTGTTCGACAGTATTTCCAAACCCGGTTACGCCGGTAACAGCGCCGTGACGAAGAACATCCCGTCCAATGCGGTAGCCATTGGCGGGGTAAATGCGGCAAATGTTGGTACGGTGCG
This genomic stretch from Chitinophaga sp. XS-30 harbors:
- a CDS encoding thiamine phosphate synthase, whose translation is MIWVITSPERIYEEVERINQLMTVADVLLLRKPGWMEEEYAALLEQLRPAFRNRIMIGEQPALVQQYGLMGLHLSEKKRLQASPGELSDYAALGVPLSTSIHRPVCPGKMWRHLLLGPVFDSISKPGYAGNSAVTKNIPSNAVAIGGVNAANVGTVRSMGFSGAAVLGAIWQERYDPAEVYRQIKTAWVAGR